A single region of the Drosophila takahashii strain IR98-3 E-12201 chromosome 2R, DtakHiC1v2, whole genome shotgun sequence genome encodes:
- the LOC138912171 gene encoding uncharacterized protein translates to MSDYEPINGSATQIRALHDTVERSLSTLKSLEVSTETWDPILGFLIRRKLDHNTLAVLEDAADAPTEVPTLPSVLNFLERRSCMLEMLSEQPGAKPKSTFGASSSYTVCRVCNQTQHTITNCNLFKNMTPDERRNIIYRLRGCSNCLSTQHKFGDCPSIRTCRHCGQRHHSMLHNVNHGLVSGPQTTAVATIIPSDTATNSRPPSVKVAVNSCQETSTRYVLLGTAKVQLTGPGNFQEQCRTLIDPGSQISLMSRRMANRLALPVTKTEVTMGGIGGKTQESTSRSGTTLRGAFSG, encoded by the coding sequence ATGTCTGACTACGAGCCCATCAATGGATCGGCTACTCAAATCCGAGCACTGCATGATACTGTTGAAAGATCTCTAAGCACCCTCAAAAGCCTAGAGGTCAGCACAGAGACTTGGGATCCAATCCTTGGTTTCCTCATCCGAAGGAAGCTGGATCACAACACCTTGGCGGTACTGGAAGACGCGGCCGATGCACCCACAGAAGTACCCACATTACCAAGCGTTCTCAACTTTTTGGAACGACGGTCCTGTATGCTGGAAATGTTAAGCGAACAACCTGGAGCAAAACCTAAATCGACATTCGGAGCCAGCTCAAGCTACACCGTCTGCAGGGTCTGCAATCAGACACAGCATACGATCACTAACTGCAACTTGTTCAAAAACATGACTCCTGACGAACGTCGAAACATTATCTACCGACTTCGAGGATGTTCAAATTGTTTATCAACACAGCACAAGTTTGGCGATTGTCCATCAATCAGAACATGTCGACACTGCGGACAACGTCATCATTCAATGCTACACAATGTCAACCACGGCTTAGTGTCAGGACCTCAGACGACCGCAGTAGCCACGATTATTCCCTCAGACACTGCAACCAACTCAAGACCTCCCTCAGTCAAGGTCGCAGTAAATTCATGTCAAGAGACTTCGACCAGATATGTTCTGTTAGGTACAGCAAAGGTACAACTCACAGGTCCAGGCAACTTCCAGGAGCAGTGTCGCACACTAATAGATCCCGGATCTCAGATAAGCCTCATGTCTCGAAGAATGGCGAATCGATTGGCTCTGCCAGTCACAAAAACTGAAGTAACTATGGGCGGGATAGGCGGCAAGACGCAGGAATCTACTTCTCGCTCAGGAACGACTCTGCGAGGAGCATTTTCTGGCTAA
- the LOC138912173 gene encoding uncharacterized protein — MDEFQDTQDLFNHQRQKRGALDLVGNLANGLFGVLDSQYAQKIETTLQKIKSKELDHTHLLEKQTSILDSQVNVMKSSYTMMVTNLENSIKTGKVAQIATELSLVAGHIKRTQAMIINVVTGVHKGTIDPALLSVQELDELLVFHSKVPLVDEEEFNVYHLSPIPIVVNNTIRIVRTETDYLAISDHQDRHFAISKGELEGCTRLSTGSLLCKLRQATLGPAHELLRCTLAAFHKEHDPLCASTEEPASSIWYPLTLPNSWIFATAKEITLTYVCGEERHQVHIDGSGKITLKENCIARSATVTLQGHPHLQSAIHEQEPAIFVHPMSLRNKPGAIMEHDMESRYGTHTQQLKQLQQEVQTLRKMQTQQPNESTDGLQRTHRLQWAHSTYAVECRSSHVVAREIIQQGPRFPDGEGARDPHNINYHTATNV; from the exons ATGGATGAGTTTCAGGACACCCAGGATCTGTTCAACCACCAGAGGCAGAAAAGGGGTGCTCTCGATCTAGTAGGAAATCTAGCGAATGGACTGTTTGGAGTTTTGGATTCACAGTATGCCCAGAAGATAGAAACAACGCTACAGAAAATTAAGTCAAAAGAGTTGGATCATACGCATCTACTTGAAAAACAAACGTCGATACTGGACAGTCAGGTCAACGTGATGAAGTCTAGCTACACCATGATGGTTACAAACCTCGAAAACTCCATCAAAACAGGAAAGGTGGCCCAAATCGCGACAGAATTATCATTAGTTGCTGGGCATATAAAACGCACCCAAGCAATGATAATTAATGTTGTGACCGGTGTTCACAAGGGAACGATTGATCCAGCTTTGCTATCA GTCCAGGAACTAGACGAGCTATTAGTGTTCCACAGCAAGGTACCGTTAGTAGACGAGGAGGAATTCAACGTCTATCATCTATCACCGATCCCAATCGTGGTAAACAACACCATCAGAATCGTGCGCACAGAAACCGATTATTTGGCTATCAGTGACCATCAAGATCGGCATTTCGCCATCAGCAAGGGAGAGCTCGAAGGATGTACTAGGCTGTCAACTGGATCATTATTGTGCAAGCTACGACAAGCAACCTTAGGCCCAGCTCATGAGTTGTTAAGGTGCACATTGGCAGCCTTTCACAAGGAACATGATCCGCTGTGTGCATCAACAGAAGAACCAGCATCAAGCATATGGTATCCACTTACGTTGCCTAATTCGTGGATTTTCGCTACCGCCAAAGAAATCACCCTGACGTATGTATGCGGGGAAGAGCGTCATCAAGTTCACATAGACGGCAGTGGGAAGATAACCTTGAAGGAAAATTGCATAGCACGCAGTGCAACAGTAACGTTACAAGGTCACCCTCACTTGCAGTCAGCAATACATGAGCAAGAACCAGCAATTTTTGTTCACCCGATGAGTCTGCGTAACAAACCAGGAGCAATAATGGAGCACGATATGGAATCAAGATATGGTACCCACACACAACAGCTGAAGCAGCTGCAGCAAGAAGTCCAAACTCTGAGGAAAATGCAGACTCAACAACCAAATGAGTCGACGGACGGCTTACAAAG GACACACCGTTTACAATGGGCCCACAGCACGTACGCAGTAGAATGTAGATCGTCTCATGTAGTAGCCCGGGAGATCATCCAACAAGGTCCAAGATTTCCGGACGGGGAAGGAGCACGGGACCCCCACAACATCAACTACCACACGGCGACAAACGTATAG
- the LOC138912172 gene encoding uncharacterized protein, translating into MYRQIRLHPNDRNYQLILWRKNPTDKIRYFRLNTVTYGTACAPYLATRCLQQLAITAPTHLQVGATAIKQNLYVDDCLSGADTLDEARKQQDQVRQLLGSANLNLRKWCANHPALLETIPKEDQEMDLDFSRFSDSTIKTLGIIWNPQEDQLQGRATTLEVGPVSKRIVCSELAKIFDPLGLLCPVTTTAKIFMQQLWQNDLDWDTILDSKDTQQWQNFRKESQTLSSLQFPRCPLTKDRHATTQLHIFTDASETAYGATAYLRSNSTRTGVESHLLCAKSRVAPLVKQTLLRLELCAAVLVAELADIVKTDLPFDMQEVYYWTDSEIVLAWITASVSSFHTFVANRVSRIHEISMPEQWVHVASEQNPADLVSRECKAPQLQQHELWFNGPTFLKKEPREWGRGIKKGIIYEGPEKRKVTANIVISAENNGWIDNINHRGSFKVLLRVTVWLLRFKHNVKNTKKTGRQDQSLQNK; encoded by the coding sequence atgtacagacaGATCAGGTTGCATCCCAACGACCGAAACTATCAGCTAATTCTCTGGCGAAAAAATCCAACTGACAAGATTCGATATTTTCGACTTAACACGGTGACATACGGTACAGCATGTGCTCCGTATTTAGCCACCAGATGCTTGCAACAACTAGCAATCACAGCTCCGACACATCTCCAAGTTGGAGCCACAGCAATAAAACAGAACTTGTACGTGGACGATTGCTTATCAGGCGCTGACACGCTGGACGAAGCAAGGAAACAGCAGGACCAGGTTCGACAGCTACTGGGCTCCGCGAATCTAAATCTGCGGAAATGGTGCGCCAATCATCCAGCGCTACTGGAAACGATTCCCAAGGAAGACCAGGAAATGGATTTAGATTTTAGTCGGTTCTCCGATTCCACCATCAAGACACTCGGGATCATCTGGAATCCACAAGAAGACCAATTACAGGGACGAGCAACTACGCTCGAGGTAGGTCCAGTGTCAAAACGAATCGTGTGTTCCGAACTAGCCAAGATTTTTGACCCACTTGGTTTGTTGTGCCCCGTAACCACGACTGCAAAAATTTTCATGCAACAACTATGGCAAAATGATCTTGACTGGGACACCATTTTAGACAGCAAGGATACACAACAATGGCAGAACTTTCGCAAGGAATCTCAAACGCTTTCCAGCCTACAATTTCCAAGGTGTCCATTAACGAAGGACAGACATGCAACAACACAATTACACATTTTTACGGATGCATCTGAAACAGCATATGGAGCAACTGCCTACCTTCGTAGCAATTCAACTAGGACTGGAGTTGAGAGTCACTTGCTATGCGCCAAGTCTCGCGTAGCCCCACTAGTAAAGCAAACACTGCTGCGACTTGAACTATGCGCAGCAGTATTAGTAGCAGAATTAGCCGACATAGTTAAGACAGACCTACCGTTCGACATGCAGGAAGTCTACTACTGGACAGACTCCGAGATTGTACTAGCATGGATAACGGCGTCAGTTTCATCATTTCACACGTTCGTGGCAAACCGAGTCTCGAGGATTCATGAGATATCTATGCCAGAGCAATGGGTACACGTGGCATCAGAGCAGAACCCTGCAGATCTTGTATCAAGGGAATGCAAGGCCCCCCAGCTACAGCAGCATGAATTATGGTTCAACGGACCAACATTCCTAAAAAAGGAGCCCAGAGAATGGGGCCGAGGAATAAAGAAGGGAATAATCTACGAAGGTCCAGAAAAAAGGAAGGTAACAGCGAACATTGTGATAAGTGCAGAAAACAATGGTTGGATTGACAATATCAACCACCGAGGATCGTTTAAAGTCCTACTGCGGGTCACTGTGTGGTTGTTGCGCTTCAAGCACAACGTCAAGAACACTAAAAAAACAGGGAGACAGGACCAATCACTCCAGAACAAGTAA